A section of the Macadamia integrifolia cultivar HAES 741 chromosome 9, SCU_Mint_v3, whole genome shotgun sequence genome encodes:
- the LOC122088350 gene encoding UDP-glycosyltransferase 87A1-like, translated as MSVRGLGRIQGCHVVAIPYPRRGHINPMMNVCTLLASEGLTITFVVTEEWLSLIGSGSGSESAPSTPNLRFRTIPNVIPLDLTGGSDFVGFFEAVSTKMEAPFDQLLDQLQPPATCIMADTFLTWAIAKGNRRNIPVALLWPMSSSMFSLHYHYHLLDAGGHLPVSFENISERKDEIITYIPGFPAIRLGDLPSIYFGKNEIKNRVLEAFSWVTKTQFILSTSFYELQPHVIDTLRGLLPIPIYPIGPSIPFMLLQDTITPPSEILDGNAVDYLKWLDCQPKNSVLYVSFGSFLSTSASQMHEIAMGLHTSGVRCLWVARDEALNLQETCGEMGLVVPWCDHS; from the exons ACATCAACCCAATGATGAATGTATGCACCCTTCTCGCTTCAGAAGGCTTAACCATCACCTTCGTAGTCACCGAAGAGTGGCTCTCCTTAATCGGATCAGGATCTGGATCTGAATCAGCTCCAAGCACACCCAACCTCCGGTTTCGCACCATTCCGAATGTAATCCCATTggatctgactggtgggtcggACTTTGTTGGCTTCTTCGAGGCTGTTTCCACGAAGATGGAAGCTCCATTTGATCAGCTTCTTGATCAGCTCCAGCCACCTGCAACTTGTATTATGGCTGACACTTTCTTGACATGGGCAATAGCTAAAGGGAACCGGAGGAATATTCCGGTGGCTTTGCTCTGGCCGATGTCGTCTTCCATGTTTTCATTGCACTATCATTATCACCTCCTTGATGCTGGCGGCCATCTACCAGTTTCATTTGAAAACATCTCAG AAAGGAAAGATGAGATCATAACCTACATCCCTGGATTCCCTGCAATACGCCTAGGAGATCTCCCATCCATTTACTTTGGcaagaatgaaattaaaaacagAGTACTAGAAGCGTTCTCTTGGGTAACCAAAACACAATTCATTCTCTCTACTTCCTTCTATGAGCTTCAACCCCATGTAATTGACACCTTAAGAGGATTACTTCCAATTCCCATTTACCCAATAGGTCCCTCCATCCCTTTCATGTTACTTCAAGACACAATCACACCACCCTCTGAGATCCTTGATGGCAATGCTGTGGATTACCTCAAGTGGCTGGACTGTCAACCCAAAAATTCTGTCCTGTATGTATCATTTGGGAGTTTCTTATCTACATCGGCCTCACAAATGCATGAAATTGCAATGGGGTTGCACACTAGTGGGGTTAGATGCTTGTGGGTTGCTCGCGATGAAGCCCTCAACTTGCAGGAAACTTGTGGCGAAATGGGACTAGTAGTACCATGGTGTgatcatagttag